The Schistocerca americana isolate TAMUIC-IGC-003095 chromosome 8, iqSchAmer2.1, whole genome shotgun sequence genome contains the following window.
ATACCATAATCATCAAGGAAGTACTCGACTGAGTGCTTTTGATCGGAGATGCCGTCGGCATTCCAGTTTAATATAGCGATGTGGTCATTGCGTCTAGGGTCCATTGATGAGTCATGATTCCCTGAGCAATTACCATTATTTTAGACATCGCGTCTGGCGTTTGTGTCAACCTCTCTAGAGTGGTCTTCACGGTATGAATTAGATGAGTCAGGTTGCAGTTCCCAAACAGGCGGTGGATATCTTGGAGTTGCTCAAACGCTTCTCCGGAGTTGTTTTGTGCGGGGGAGGGTCCTGGAGGGATGTTCCATGCCGGGCGGCGCGGCGGTGCTGCCGCTGCAGTCACGACTGGGCgggtagaggaggggaggggagtgatTGAGGGTCTTCCAGCAGGCGTCTGGGTGGTTGGCGGCTGCTGGCGTTTCCTCAGGTTTGGAAAATTTTGTGCGTTTATTGCGGGAGCTGGTACTCTAGGCGTAGCTGCCACCTGTTGACCAGAACTGGCTCTCATTTGTTGGGTCAATGCAACCCAAGTGGGACATCTTCTAAAGTTGGCTGGGTGCGCCCCTTGGCAGTGGACGCACTTTGGTGGAGCCGATTTAGGTTTTTTAGAGACTACTGAGGTGGTCTCCGCCACATTTGACGCAGCGGGGGTTTGCTGTACAGCTTCGGGAGCCATGGTTAAACCGCTGGCACCTGTAACATTGCGTAGGCCCATCCGACTTTTTGTATGATTCGATCCTACATTTGAAGTCGAATAGGAGTTTGACTTTATAGATGGAGTCCCAGTTTGGGGTCCTGGTTAGGGTGACGCAGTACATGGGCATTTTGCCCAGTTCCTGCTTCCCATTTACCTCCTCGACTTTTTTAAACGCGATGACGTTTTGCACGTCATATCCTAGCTCCTTGATGGCATCCATGACTTGGATATCCTCCGCCTCTATCGGAAGGTCTCTGACAACAACTTTGACGAATTTCTTAGGATCTAAGTCGTACGTGTGGTACTGGATTTTCCTTAGATTGAGATTCTCAATAACATATTGGTAGTCAACTAGGTTGTCTACCTGCATTTTAATCGTGTCCTTTCTGTAGGAGCACAGAATTTTACTTTTTAGTCCTGGCTTCAGTTCTTTGACTAGTTCTAGGTATCCCTTAGTCATGTAGCAGACTATGGGGGGGACCTTAAATTTACGAGGACCCTGAGATAGTGAGGGGCCTGGCTGGGGAACGTCAGCAGCGTCTCCTGTGAGCGCTTCGAATCTGTTATTGGTAGGGACATTTGCCTCATATTCCATGTCCTCACCGTCCTCTGGTAACGGAGTTGCAGCAGCTGTTGCTTCCTCCTCCATAGCCTGCCTCTTGGGCTGGCTTTCAGACATCGCGTCTAGTTCGTCTGGTATCCGAGATTGTTTTCGTGTGGTGTTTTGTGTCGACATGTTTAGGCTGTGGTCGCCCTGTGGGCTTCCACAGCGGATTGGGTTAGAGGCCTGCCCAGGGGCAGTTTGCTCAGACGTCGGACAGTTTGGAAAGTCCACCATACGCTAAAGAAGTCAGATGCACCTGTTTAACACCGCAGGGTATCTGGGGCAGCGCTGACCCTAAGCTACACAAGCGCGGGACACCGGGCAGCGCCACGGGCCCTGACTTGGATAAGTCCCTAGACTCGGAGGAAGCAGAGTGGGAGCTCTGCAGCGTGATGTACTGGTGGTATCTACGATGACACGACAATTTTGCTTGCTAGCAAAGCGCGAGCGCTAAGCCAGCATCAGGCCACGTGCTCGAAAGCAGCGCGGCCGGCCGGGAAATCCCGCAGCGAGCGAACAAAGGCGGAGGCACGTACACGACGTTCCGTCCTCCGCGGCAGCAAGCGGCTGAATGGTCGTCAggggtcactgtcactgtcactgtcactgtcactgtcactgtcactgtaaaACACTGGCAACATCTGCCAGGTGTGGAGGCAGGGTAAGCAGCGTAGCTGCTGTTCCTGCATAGACCTCTCTTTTGAATATGATTACCTAACTCCTCGGATTTTCCTCGGGGAGCGCCTCTGACTAGGGAGGCGCTCTATGTGGCGTCATCGCCTCCGTGGGAGTTTGTCTACTCCCGCAGGAGGTCGGGCCAGCGTGTagtcggcctgtggtggacctggcggcccagCCCACGAATCAGGCGGCTGCCAGAGTGTTCTGCAGCGTTGTAGAACCCTCTGGCGATGTGCTGGAAGCGGTCCCGCAGTAGCGGGACGCCTGCTTCCTCGTGCAGTAGCCTCGTAGGATAGCGAGGCGGCTTATGAAGGGCAAGGCGCAGCGCCCTGTTCTGTACGCGCTGAAGCACCGCGATGTGTGTGGCggcagcgttgccccacaccacggcagcATACTCTAGTATCGGCCGTACCAGGGCCAGATACAGAGTGGGCCGCGTCTTGGCGGGAGTGTGGAGGAGGGGTTGAGCAGCGGGTACAGCGCACGAAGACACCCCACTGCTCGCCCCCTGACGTCACGGACGTGGGGGAGCCAGGTCAGGCGCCGATCGAGCGTCACCCCGAGGTACTTTCCTGTCCGCAACCATggaatggggcctcccatgatcgtGACTGGCTGCAGGTTCGGAGGTAGCCTTTTCCTGCTGAAGACAATGGCCTGGCTCTTTGCGGCGTTAAATTTTAATCGCCATTTGGTGGACCAGGCccccaggacgtcacatccgagctggaggcgacggcgcatctcggccgcgttcatgctgcgggtgaacagcgctatgtcgtcagcataaagtgctaactccacgcgtgccaccagCGGAGCGTCGGctgtgtagagggagtacagcagggggccgagtaccGACCCCTGTGGCACTCCCGCGCGGATCTGTCTATCTGTGGAGATGCCTCCGTCTGCTCGGACGTGGAACGTTCGTCCCGAGAGATACGAGCGCAGCAGGACCACGtgtgacgtcggtaccccgtgtgcaaagagtttgtacacgaggccgtcgtgccacacgcagtcAAAGGCCTTGGAGACATCAAGAAGCACCGCCCcgaggtactcccgcgtctccagcgctcgcatcgcctgctccaccagGCGCAGCAGCTGTTGGCTGGTAGAATGGCCGCTCCGAAACCCAAATTGCTCCTCCGGGATGAGTTGCTGCTCCGTGGCGTGGCGGAGCAGCCGCCCCACGTACAGCCGCTCAAATACttttgagagggacgggagcaAGCTGATCGGCCTGTAATTCGCTGCCTGGCGGGGGTCCTTCCTGCTCTTTGGTATGGCAATCACTTCCGCGTGTTTCTACGCGGAAGGGTAGGTGCCAGTGCGAAGAATGCTGTTAAAGATGTCCGCCAGAGTCTGGTGTATCTCCGGCGGCAGCATCTTCAGCAGACAGTTGGTGACCCCGTCCGAGCCACCCGCCTTTTTGGGATTGAGGCGACGGAGTTGCAGGTCTACTTCCTCCGCCGATATCTCCTCGATCTCGTCGTCGTCGGCCCGCGCAGCGAGGAAGACCGGCAGGCGGTCCTCCACCATGCGGACGTGGTCGACGTCGACGACGCCTTCGGCGGGTTGGAAGTTCTCCGCGAATGTGTCTGCGAGGACACTCGCCTTTGTATCTGGCTCGCAGACGACGTTTCCCCCCACTTGGAGAGGCGGAACGCGTTGGTGTCTCCGGAGGAAGCGCTTGGCGGTCCGCCATGCGCTGCCGTCCGTTGTCGTGAGGGTAGCCACCAGGCCCGCCCAGTCGCGGTTTCTGTGCTCTTCAATGGCTGCCCGAATCTCacgccgcgccctgttgaggcggcgTTTCGTTTCCGGCAGCCGTGTGAGTTGCCACTCCCGAAAGAGGCGATTCTTGTCAGTGATCGCCTCCAGGATGTGCGGGGGGAGTTGGCGAGACATCTCACGCGGCCGTCCTGGCTGCCTGGGGGTGGCCACCTCTGCGGCCGCGAGTGTGTGGCGCGTGAAGTAGTTCAGTGCCCCGTCCGCACCTTCCACGTACGGGTCAGGCGCTCCCTCGAGGCGGTCTAAGACCTCCGCTCGGAAGCGCGCCTCGTCGATGCCGCGGAAGTTGCGGCGGGCGACCGGCAGGGACGCGCCgatgacgtccatgtcgaagacTACCGGGAGGTGGTCGGACGACAGGGCGCTACGGACGGTGGCAGATGTGAAGTGCCCGACACCTTTCAGTACCGCGATgtcgagcacgtcagactggcctcTGTGGGGAAATACGGTGTGATCGTAGGGCCCCAGCACGATCGCGCCATGCCGTTGCGTGGcgcggaggaggcggcggcggccacTGGTGTTGGTGAGGCGGGAGTTCCACTGCGTGTGCTTAGCGTTAAGGTCACCCGCAATGAAAATCTTCCCGCGCAACGCCAGTAGGACATCGAAGTCAGCCTCCTGgagcagtcccctcggcggcctgtagACCGCGACGAAGGTGATCACCCCTGCCGTAGTGGTAACAGCCACCCCAGTGGCTTCCACAGCGGCAAGGGGCGGAAGCTGGACTTCATGGTGTTTTAGGGAGGCCCTGATGTAAACGGCCGTCCCTCCGCcgtgggtcagcctgtcggtgcggtaACACCGGTAGTTGGCCACATTAACATGCACCCCAGGCTTCAGGAAGGTATCGCACACGAGGCAAACGTCtattgcctcgtcgcgcaagaactccCTGAATTCCCCTTGCTGTGGGTACAGACTGTTCGCGTTAAACGCGCAGATGGTGAGGCCGTGGACATGGTTGTTATCCATGGCGGGGTTGGGGAACTACGCCGACCTGGAGGGCCGCCGTGACTGCGGTGACGAGCACCGGCAGTTGCTCGAGCACCTGGCTCAACGATCGCAGAAGCGATCGGAGCTCAGCTGCTGCTTCTGGTGCAGAGGAGACGCCGGATGTCGCTGGGGCGACCTCCGCCACAGGGGCGGTTGACTGGGGCCTCTCTGGTGGCGTTGACTGCCGCGGGGTGACAGTGTCCGGCTGCAGCCGTGGCGCAGCGCGGGCTGGTTGCCGCTGCTGCGGCGGAGTGTCGGTGACAGTCTGTTGCGCTGCGGCACGGGTGGCACGCCCTGCGCGCCGGCGACGCCTGCGTGGACGGGCAACCCGCGCGTCAGGCGCGGCCACGAGAGCTGCCGCCCTCTCGGGCGGAGCCGTGGAAGGCGCAGACGTCTGCTGTCTCTCTCCATCGTGATGGCCAGAGCGCTGTAGCCCGCTCTTGGTGGCGGCAGCGAAGCTGGTGGTAGGGTGCACCTTTCTAGAAGGAGCACCTCTGCCTCGCTGCTGGTTCCGGCCCCTCTGGAAGGCCGTGCAGCCTCTGTAGCAGGCTACGTGCGGCCCGCCGCAGTTGCAGCAGGTCAGCTTGTCCTCGCGGGGGAGGCCGCAAGATCGGCTCTCATGCTGTCCCGCGCACGTGACGCAGCGGGGGGGCATGGAGCAGTACCTTGAGACATGGTCCAGCCGCTGACAGGAGAAACATTGGGCCCTTTTGCCTTTGGCCCTAAGCGGTTCGACCTCGACCTTGACACGGCCGACCCGCTGTACCTGGAAGATCTTCCGATTTTCCAGGTTGTCGACTAGGACAACTTGGTACAGCGGCATGTCGCGGTGGGTCCTGGGAGACTTCATCAGGCCTGTTGACCTGATGCCGAATCCCATGTCTTCAAGCTCCTCACGTAGGTAGTCCGCaccaaacttgaggggaaggtggcggaataccaccttcagGAGTTTGAGCGGCTCAGAGGGGTGAGTGTAGCAATGGAGGCCTTCCTTGCAGATGGCGTCCATCACCGCACGGTATTCCTCATGTGACGTGACCGTGACCTTGTAGAGGTCGCGGCCGGCAGACTTGAGGGTGGTTGACGCGGCCAACCTGACGAGCTTTTGCTCGAAGTTTCTGTACtcgccgtcccattggacgacgatGGGTGGTGGGGGCGGCGGCTTCCTCTGTGGCGGCGCCAGGGGCGCCTCGTCGTCCTCCATCTCGTCTGCGTTCGCCCCTGCGAACGCATTTGTGGTCGGCAGCGGCTGCGGTGGCTGCAGTGCGGCAGCCTTGGCGGTGTGCCTCCTAGGTGGGGCAACAAAGCCGTCCTCATCAGGCTGCCTGGAGGCAGCAACTGTCGCAGTGGGCTGCTGTGTCCTCGTCGGGTGTGGTGCCTTGGCGGCACTAGCACCAGCCCTCCCAGCCGCTGCAGCGGCAGCGCGGGAGGCTCTGGGTGCCTTCTTCCTCGGCCTTGCAGAGTCAGAGGTCGAGGAGTGCGTGTCTGAGTCGTCGTGTGTCGTGGCCCGGCGCTTCCTGGGCGCACGGGCGTCGTCATGGTCTGCATCGCGACTCTCTGCCTCGGCGATTGCCTCGGCAAGGTTCGCGTCAGGGAGGTCGATGACCTCCATCTCGGTAGCCTCTTGTGCTGTCTTAGCGCCCGTCCAGACCGCAGGGATGTCCCCAACGCAGGACGGCGCGTCTACTAGCGAGACAAGGGGTTCTTCTTGTGGCATCGGGGCCAGTGGGGCAACCGGGGGAGCATCGACCTCTTGGGTGGTCGAGTCCAGCGGCGCAACTCCCTTCGAGGTCGCCGTCGCCGGGACCGCAATTTCTTGCGGTGCGACCGGCGAGGCTCTCGGTGGCACGCCCGATTCTTGCTTCCCCGAGCTCGGTAGTGCAGCGGCTTTCCGGATATTTCCGGAGGTAATCATGGCCGCCAAGTCGTCATCTCGACCGGGGTAAGAGCCCCCGTGAGCGATTTTGTTCATGAGGATGAACTCTCGGTCACGGTGGTTCGAGTCAGCGGTGGGCAGGTATGCCTGGTCAGCGTCACTGGTCGTTAGTCGGTCCATAGGGCAGCTGTGTGGTAGGTAGGAAAGATGGTCGTCTCTACTCTAGTGACCGCGGActtgtcccacgtgaagggggtcctGGCTCACGTCGTGCCCTAACGGTCCCTAGGCGCGGCACAAATCGATTACTGAATCGATTTGATTCGCAGCCGGTAACGAGGAGTGCACGACAATTTCGCCGCTGACGCACTCGCAAGCGAGTAGTCAGCAGTGAAGGTTCGCGGCAGCTTCCGTAGCACACTCGCCAGTGACCACGTGCCTTAACAAAGGCGCGCGAGCTACGGCTGCTGGCGGTCGGCGGCTGCGCTGCGAGGTTCTCTCCGCTCGGCGTCCACGCGACACCTTTTCAACGGTCGTCAggggtatttttttattttattttatttattttttttttttttttgcacttttcattctctGCCCAGAGGG
Protein-coding sequences here:
- the LOC124545585 gene encoding translation initiation factor IF-2-like, coding for MDRLTTSDADQAYLPTADSNHRDREFILMNKIAHGGSYPGRDDDLAAMITSGNIRKAAALPSSGKQESGVPPRASPVAPQEIAVPATATSKGVAPLDSTTQEVDAPPVAPLAPMPQEEPLVSLVDAPSCVGDIPAVWTGAKTAQEATEMEVIDLPDANLAEAIAEAESRDADHDDARAPRKRRATTHDDSDTHSSTSDSARPRKKAPRASRAAAAAAGRAGASAAKAPHPTRTQQPTATVAASRQPDEDGFASPARRACHPCRSATDCHRHSAAAAATSPRCATAAAGHCHPAAVNATREAPVNRPCGGGRPSDIRRLLCTRSSS